ACCTTTGGGAGATCCCTTCGGAGAGCGCGACCCGGGTGGGACACCCTGCCCCCTTCCCCGTGCAACTGCCCCAGCGGCTCATCCTGCTCTACACCTACCAGGACGATCTGGTTCTGGATCCCTTCATGGGGTCCGGCACCACCGCCGTGGCCGCCATCCGCACCGAACGGCGCTTCTTTGGTTATGACATGGACGAGGAGTACGTAGCCCTGGCGCGCGGACGGGTCACCGAAGCCAGGGCTGCCCAGGTGATCCGGGAAAACGATCCGGAACAGCTACGGCTCGAGTTGCGAGCTACGAGGGTCCCCCCCACCGAGGACATGGGCTTCCAGCAGCGTGCGGTTGCCGAGGGCCGGGCTGCGAAACAGATCGCAGAGGCCATCCTTATGGACTGCGAGTTCGAGTTCATCGAAACAAACGTGCGCCTGCCGTCGGGCGTCGAGGTCAATTTCCGGGCCAAGGACAAAACCGGCGGGACCTGGCTCTTTGACGTCTCGGGCGGGTTCACCAGCAACCGGCCGGGGCTGAAGCGAACCGACACCCTCTGGAAGGCGCTCGGCAAGGCCGCCGTCCTCCACCAGACGTCTCAAGGGACGCCGCTTGTTCTGCTCACCACGGACAAGCCGCCCAAGGGAACCGCCGGAGACGTGGCACTCCGGGTGGTGCTCGGCGAGGACAAGCCGATTACC
The sequence above is a segment of the Actinomycetota bacterium genome. Coding sequences within it:
- a CDS encoding site-specific DNA-methyltransferase — protein: AVLGEGHVPANYLDYLQMLEDVFAECVRKLEPGGRIAVNVANLGRKPYRSLSSDVITILQDRLRLLLRGEVIWQKARGSSGSCAWGSFQRPANPVLRDLTERVIIASKGRFDRALTAKEREEQGYPSNADLWRDEYMEATTDLWEIPSESATRVGHPAPFPVQLPQRLILLYTYQDDLVLDPFMGSGTTAVAAIRTERRFFGYDMDEEYVALARGRVTEARAAQVIRENDPEQLRLELRATRVPPTEDMGFQQRAVAEGRAAKQIAEAILMDCEFEFIETNVRLPSGVEVNFRAKDKTGGTWLFDVSGGFTSNRPGLKRTDTLWKALGKAAVLHQTSQGTPLVLLTTDKPPKGTAGDVALRVVLGEDKPITDVISMKSALDLARLQLYAEKGPVFHPEPAPAPAPNGRVAAAHRVSKNARVTRKV